A single Streptomyces mirabilis DNA region contains:
- a CDS encoding TetR/AcrR family transcriptional regulator, producing the protein MAQLLEAAASVFCTTGYTAASTNAIAREAGVSPGTLYQFFPNKEAIAIELGDRLMHEMRDTYGEALAPVDPTTPLEEAVGAAVDRFIAFNCDHPVFFALMHGPDIPGRIAEEHDALHATLISRIEGLLSSLMADAPATEVTRIAHVCLGIYKAGLELVLSNEGAEREAYVRELKDVLLRYLEPLIRDRTLTPADLTAGPTEFTAPTP; encoded by the coding sequence ATCGCCCAGCTGCTGGAGGCCGCCGCCTCCGTCTTCTGCACCACCGGCTACACCGCCGCCAGTACCAACGCCATCGCCCGCGAGGCGGGCGTCTCGCCGGGCACGCTGTACCAGTTCTTCCCGAACAAAGAGGCCATCGCGATCGAGCTGGGCGACCGGCTCATGCACGAGATGCGCGACACCTACGGCGAGGCACTGGCCCCGGTCGACCCCACGACCCCACTGGAGGAGGCCGTGGGCGCCGCGGTCGACCGGTTCATCGCCTTCAACTGCGACCACCCCGTGTTCTTCGCACTGATGCACGGCCCCGACATCCCGGGCCGGATCGCCGAGGAGCACGACGCCCTGCACGCGACCCTGATCTCACGGATAGAGGGGCTGCTCTCCTCCCTCATGGCCGACGCGCCCGCCACCGAGGTCACGCGCATCGCGCACGTGTGCCTGGGCATCTACAAGGCCGGCCTGGAGCTGGTCCTCTCGAACGAGGGAGCCGAGCGCGAGGCGTACGTCCGAGAGTTGAAGGACGTCCTGCTCCGCTACCTGGAGCCGCTGATCCGCGACAGGACACTCACCCCGGCGGACCTCACCGCCGGCCCCACGGAGTTCACGGCTCCAACCCCCTGA
- a CDS encoding MMPL family transporter, whose protein sequence is MTEVNSADDGHGSGAGRGRGASADASAGDEPRVGGGPPESGSPPAKSGPRAGDGRRVGGGPRTGRGARVGGWTRFVTARPRLSLFVALLLTALAVVAGSGVADRLGSGGWQDPTAESTYATKALEREFPASQPNLLLLVGSGRATVDAPSVAAEAKRLAARLAAERGVTGVGSYWASGAPALKAKDGHEALIAARITGDEKTASETLDRLAPFYRGTHGPVEVRVGGPVAVQHEMQTTIREDLTRAEMIALPVTLVLLVMVFGSAIAALLPLGVGIVAILGTNAVLRGLTEFTDVSVFAMNLTTALGLGLAIDYALFIVRRFREELAKGTAPSPSSPPGSSREDAITAIATTLRTAGRTVLFSSLTVAVSLAAMLLFPQYFLRSFAYAGIAVVLLAAAAALVLLPAALVLLGHRVNSLDLRRLFRRGRPTASADGAAWGRMASLVMRRAPVFAVATTVGLIVLGLPFLGVKFGTADDRQLPSGAESHVVQQHIRDGFPGSPGGALEVLAEGRASEAQYTAYKDRIAALPEVLRVDGPLAQGDSAYFTVLPNGEAVGDGAQRLVRELRATQAPFDTAVTGTAAVLVDSKHAIADRLPWAAAFIAIVTLLLVFLLTGSVLIPIQAVLLNALSLTAMFGAVVWVFQDGHLSGLLGFTSPGSIETTLPVLMFCVAFGLSMDYGVFLLSRIKEEYDHTGDHREAVRFGLQRTGGLITAAAVILAVVMVAIGTSRVTNTKMLGLGIALAVLMDAMVVRSLLVPAVMRLTGRATWWAPGPLRRFHDRFGLSEGEAEPDSTWQADDQADERADDRERDKVEARG, encoded by the coding sequence ATGACCGAAGTCAACAGCGCGGATGACGGCCACGGGAGCGGCGCGGGGCGCGGGAGGGGCGCGAGCGCCGACGCGAGCGCGGGCGACGAACCGCGAGTGGGCGGAGGCCCGCCGGAGAGCGGAAGTCCGCCGGCGAAGAGCGGTCCGCGGGCGGGTGACGGCCGCCGGGTGGGCGGTGGCCCGCGAACCGGTCGCGGTGCCCGGGTCGGCGGCTGGACCCGGTTCGTGACCGCGCGCCCCCGGCTCTCCCTGTTCGTCGCGCTGCTGCTCACCGCGCTCGCCGTGGTCGCCGGCAGCGGGGTCGCCGACCGGCTGGGCAGCGGCGGCTGGCAGGACCCGACCGCCGAGTCGACGTACGCGACCAAGGCGCTGGAGCGGGAGTTCCCCGCCTCGCAGCCCAATCTGCTGCTCCTGGTCGGCTCGGGGCGCGCCACGGTCGACGCTCCCTCGGTCGCGGCCGAGGCGAAGCGGCTCGCGGCGCGGCTCGCCGCCGAGCGGGGCGTCACGGGGGTCGGTTCGTACTGGGCGTCGGGCGCACCGGCGCTGAAGGCGAAGGACGGCCACGAGGCGCTGATCGCCGCGCGGATAACGGGCGACGAGAAGACGGCGAGCGAGACCCTGGACCGCCTGGCGCCCTTCTATCGAGGGACGCACGGGCCGGTCGAGGTCAGGGTCGGCGGCCCGGTCGCGGTCCAGCACGAGATGCAGACGACCATCCGCGAGGACCTGACCCGGGCCGAGATGATCGCCCTGCCGGTGACCCTCGTGCTGCTGGTGATGGTCTTCGGAAGCGCGATCGCGGCCCTGCTGCCGCTCGGCGTGGGCATCGTCGCGATCCTGGGCACGAACGCGGTACTGCGCGGCCTCACCGAGTTCACCGACGTCTCGGTCTTCGCGATGAACCTCACCACGGCCCTGGGACTCGGCCTCGCCATCGACTACGCCCTGTTCATCGTTCGCAGATTCCGCGAGGAACTGGCCAAGGGCACCGCGCCCTCCCCGAGCTCTCCACCGGGTTCGAGCAGGGAAGACGCCATCACGGCCATCGCCACGACCCTGCGCACCGCGGGCCGCACGGTCCTCTTCTCCTCCCTCACGGTCGCCGTCTCCCTGGCCGCGATGCTGCTCTTCCCGCAGTACTTCCTGCGCTCCTTCGCCTACGCGGGCATCGCCGTGGTGCTGTTGGCCGCAGCCGCCGCTCTGGTTCTGCTCCCGGCGGCGCTGGTGCTGCTCGGCCACCGGGTGAACTCGCTGGATCTGCGCCGCCTGTTCCGGCGCGGCAGGCCGACGGCGAGCGCGGACGGGGCCGCCTGGGGACGCATGGCCTCCCTCGTCATGCGCAGGGCGCCGGTCTTCGCCGTCGCCACCACCGTCGGGCTGATCGTGCTCGGACTGCCCTTCCTGGGCGTGAAGTTCGGCACCGCGGACGACCGCCAGCTGCCCTCGGGTGCCGAGTCCCACGTCGTCCAGCAGCACATACGGGACGGCTTCCCGGGCAGCCCCGGTGGTGCCCTGGAGGTGCTCGCGGAGGGGCGGGCGAGCGAGGCCCAGTACACGGCCTACAAGGACCGGATCGCCGCACTGCCCGAGGTGCTGCGGGTGGACGGGCCCCTGGCGCAGGGTGACTCGGCCTACTTCACGGTGCTGCCGAACGGCGAGGCCGTCGGCGACGGAGCCCAGCGGCTGGTGCGCGAACTGCGCGCGACACAGGCCCCGTTCGACACGGCGGTGACCGGCACGGCGGCGGTCCTGGTCGACTCCAAGCACGCGATAGCCGACCGGCTCCCCTGGGCCGCGGCCTTCATCGCGATCGTCACCCTGCTCCTGGTCTTCCTTCTCACCGGCAGCGTGCTGATCCCGATCCAGGCGGTGCTGCTCAACGCGCTCAGCCTGACGGCGATGTTCGGTGCGGTGGTCTGGGTCTTCCAGGACGGCCATCTGTCGGGCCTGCTCGGCTTCACCAGCCCGGGATCGATAGAGACGACGCTCCCCGTCCTCATGTTCTGCGTCGCCTTCGGCCTCTCCATGGACTACGGAGTCTTCCTGCTCTCCCGGATAAAGGAGGAGTACGACCACACGGGCGACCACCGGGAGGCGGTCCGCTTCGGTCTCCAGCGCACCGGCGGACTGATCACCGCGGCCGCGGTCATCCTCGCCGTGGTGATGGTCGCGATCGGCACCTCACGCGTGACCAACACCAAGATGCTCGGCCTGGGCATCGCGCTCGCCGTGCTGATGGACGCGATGGTCGTCCGCAGTCTGCTGGTCCCGGCGGTCATGCGCCTCACGGGCCGCGCGACCTGGTGGGCACCGGGGCCGCTGCGGCGCTTCCACGACCGGTTCGGACTGAGCGAGGGCGAGGCGGAGCCGGACAGCACCTGGCAGGCGGACGACCAGGCGGACGAGCGGGCGGACGACCGGGAGCGGGACAAGGTCGAGGCGCGCGGATAG
- a CDS encoding zinc-dependent alcohol dehydrogenase family protein yields the protein MRAVVFERYEEPAEVREAAEPVPAEHGVVVRVEATGLCRSDWHGWMGHDPDITLPHVPGHELAGTVEAVGARVTGWRPGDRVTVPFVCACGTCPSCAAGDQQVCERQTQPGFTHWGSFAQYVALDHAEVNLVAVPDELSFATAASLGCRFATAFRAVVAQGRVAAGEWVAVHGCGGVGLSAVMIAAAAGARVVAVDLSPQALDLARKFGAVEAVDASRVGDTAAAIRELTGGGAHLSLDALGSPVTCAASVNGLRRRGRHVQVGLLPEDPAVPMARVIGLELELLGSHGMQAHAYPRMLELVRAGVLRPDLLVTSTIPLDAVPAALAAMGAAPGAGVTVIEPWS from the coding sequence ATGCGGGCAGTGGTGTTCGAGCGGTACGAGGAGCCGGCCGAGGTGCGCGAGGCGGCGGAGCCGGTGCCCGCGGAGCACGGGGTGGTGGTGCGGGTCGAGGCCACCGGACTGTGCCGCAGCGACTGGCACGGCTGGATGGGGCACGACCCGGACATCACGCTGCCGCATGTGCCGGGCCACGAACTCGCGGGGACCGTCGAGGCGGTCGGTGCGCGGGTGACCGGCTGGCGCCCCGGCGACCGGGTCACCGTCCCGTTCGTCTGCGCCTGCGGAACGTGTCCCTCCTGTGCGGCGGGTGACCAGCAGGTGTGCGAGCGGCAGACCCAGCCTGGGTTCACCCACTGGGGTTCCTTCGCCCAGTACGTGGCACTCGACCACGCCGAGGTGAACCTGGTGGCGGTGCCGGACGAGCTGTCCTTCGCGACGGCGGCGTCGCTGGGCTGCCGGTTCGCCACGGCGTTCCGCGCGGTGGTCGCGCAGGGCCGGGTGGCGGCCGGGGAGTGGGTCGCGGTGCACGGCTGCGGAGGCGTGGGACTGTCGGCGGTGATGATCGCGGCGGCGGCCGGGGCGCGGGTCGTGGCCGTGGACCTCTCACCCCAGGCCCTGGACCTGGCGCGGAAGTTCGGCGCGGTGGAGGCCGTGGACGCCTCGCGGGTCGGGGACACGGCGGCGGCGATCCGGGAGCTGACCGGCGGCGGCGCCCATCTCTCCCTCGACGCGCTCGGCTCCCCGGTCACCTGCGCGGCCTCGGTGAACGGTCTGCGCCGCCGGGGGCGCCACGTCCAGGTCGGTCTGCTGCCCGAGGACCCCGCGGTTCCGATGGCCCGGGTGATCGGCCTCGAACTCGAACTCCTGGGCAGCCATGGCATGCAGGCACACGCCTACCCCCGCATGCTCGAACTGGTCCGCGCCGGGGTGCTCCGCCCCGACCTCCTGGTCACCTCCACCATCCCGCTGGACGCGGTCCCTGCGGCCCTGGCGGCGATGGGGGCGGCGCCGGGGGCGGGGGTGACGGTCATCGAACCGTGGAGCTGA
- a CDS encoding helix-turn-helix transcriptional regulator, with translation MTDRRLWSYKEIAAHIKVQPDTVRSYRKHGLLPPPDHVESGKPYWYADTVRAWVASRPGNRGRRD, from the coding sequence ATGACCGACCGTAGGCTCTGGTCGTACAAGGAGATCGCGGCGCACATCAAGGTGCAGCCGGACACCGTGCGGTCGTACCGCAAGCACGGACTGCTGCCGCCGCCCGACCACGTGGAGAGCGGGAAGCCCTACTGGTACGCGGACACCGTCCGCGCCTGGGTCGCCTCCCGCCCCGGAAACCGCGGCCGAAGAGACTGA
- a CDS encoding helix-turn-helix domain-containing protein — MVTRIVSRSGHGPGGAWETALARPHPRLRPGVISYRGIRLALDRPRRRLEAPIGAATLLLGFEQPLRISRVGRPPVTLRSVFSGPTTTAAVGEHDGRLAGVEVLLAPWAAFTLFGTPQYELADRTLDPDELPHALGSRDAGPGGRRLQSVGELSAALAALPGWPERFELLDDVLVRWRSAGTPGSARVVRAWAQLQRTWGAMPVARLAEDVGWSVRQLENRFREQIGLGPKAAARVLRLERARRLLAAGRSQAETAAACGFYDQAHLSGEFRAMTGCTPREFTAARGAQPVPRPGPPGADRMAGEATSLVLSPDRSDQSDRGAIFSKTGGLR, encoded by the coding sequence ATGGTGACGCGAATCGTCTCGCGGTCGGGGCACGGGCCGGGCGGTGCCTGGGAGACGGCCCTCGCACGGCCGCATCCACGACTGCGGCCCGGGGTGATCAGCTACCGCGGGATCCGGCTCGCGCTCGACCGGCCACGGCGCAGGCTGGAGGCACCGATCGGCGCGGCGACCCTGTTGTTGGGCTTCGAACAGCCCCTGCGCATCTCCCGCGTGGGCCGTCCCCCCGTCACCCTCAGGTCGGTGTTCTCGGGACCGACCACCACCGCGGCCGTCGGCGAACACGACGGACGGCTGGCGGGCGTCGAAGTGCTGCTCGCCCCCTGGGCCGCGTTCACACTCTTCGGCACACCGCAGTACGAGCTCGCCGACCGGACCCTGGATCCCGACGAGCTCCCGCATGCACTGGGCTCGCGGGACGCGGGCCCGGGCGGGCGGCGTCTGCAGAGCGTCGGTGAACTCTCCGCCGCGCTGGCCGCGTTGCCGGGTTGGCCGGAACGCTTCGAACTGCTGGACGACGTCCTCGTGCGCTGGCGCTCGGCGGGGACGCCCGGTTCGGCACGGGTGGTGCGGGCGTGGGCGCAGTTGCAACGGACCTGGGGTGCGATGCCGGTGGCCCGGCTCGCCGAGGACGTCGGCTGGAGCGTACGGCAGTTGGAGAACCGTTTCCGGGAGCAGATCGGGCTCGGCCCCAAGGCGGCGGCCCGGGTGCTGCGCCTGGAACGGGCCCGGCGGCTGCTCGCCGCGGGCCGCTCACAGGCCGAGACGGCGGCGGCCTGCGGGTTCTACGACCAGGCCCACCTCAGCGGCGAGTTCCGGGCGATGACGGGGTGCACACCGCGGGAGTTCACGGCGGCCCGCGGAGCTCAGCCGGTTCCACGGCCCGGTCCGCCGGGAGCCGATCGGATGGCCGGGGAGGCGACCAGTCTGGTGCTCTCCCCCGACCGGAGCGATCAAAGTGACCGGGGTGCGATTTTCTCCAAGACCGGTGGGCTCCGTTGA
- a CDS encoding sugar phosphate isomerase/epimerase family protein, with product MTSLSPQASPQSSLSRIRIGSAPDSWGVWFPDDPQQVPWQRFLDEVSQSGYEWIELGPYGYLPTDPALLKEETARRGLTVSAGTVFTGLHRGPGVWDATWAHVSDIAALTQAMGAEHLVVIPAFWRDDKTGEVLEDSTLTPTQWRNLTAQTERLAHEVRERYGLKIVVHPHADTHIDSEENVTRFLDATDSSLVSLCLDTGHYAYCGGDNVKLIETYGERIGYLHLKQVDPLVLAEVRANEVPFGPAVAKGVMCEPPSGVPALEPVLAAAQKLDVELFAIVEQDMYPCPPDKPLPIAQRTRAFLRSCGA from the coding sequence ATGACGTCGTTGTCACCGCAGGCATCACCTCAGTCCTCACTGTCCCGCATCCGGATCGGTTCGGCTCCGGACTCCTGGGGCGTCTGGTTCCCCGACGACCCTCAGCAGGTCCCCTGGCAGCGCTTCCTCGACGAGGTCTCCCAGTCCGGGTACGAGTGGATCGAGCTGGGCCCCTACGGTTATCTGCCCACGGATCCGGCCCTGCTCAAGGAGGAGACCGCGCGGCGCGGGCTCACCGTGTCGGCCGGCACCGTCTTCACCGGGCTGCACCGGGGTCCCGGGGTGTGGGACGCCACCTGGGCGCACGTCTCGGACATCGCCGCACTCACCCAGGCGATGGGCGCCGAGCACCTCGTCGTCATCCCGGCGTTCTGGCGGGACGACAAGACGGGCGAGGTGCTGGAGGACAGCACGCTGACGCCGACGCAGTGGCGCAATCTGACCGCTCAGACCGAGCGGCTCGCCCATGAGGTGCGGGAGCGCTACGGGCTGAAGATCGTCGTCCACCCGCACGCGGACACGCACATCGACAGCGAGGAGAACGTCACGCGTTTCCTCGACGCGACCGACTCCTCGCTGGTGTCACTGTGCCTGGACACCGGCCACTACGCGTACTGCGGCGGCGACAACGTCAAGCTCATCGAGACCTACGGGGAGCGCATCGGCTACCTCCACCTCAAGCAGGTGGATCCGCTGGTCCTGGCCGAGGTGCGGGCGAACGAGGTGCCGTTCGGGCCCGCCGTGGCCAAGGGCGTGATGTGCGAACCGCCGTCCGGCGTACCGGCGCTCGAGCCCGTCCTCGCCGCCGCCCAGAAGCTGGACGTCGAGCTCTTCGCCATCGTCGAACAGGACATGTACCCGTGTCCGCCGGACAAGCCGCTGCCGATCGCCCAGCGCACCCGGGCGTTCCTGAGGTCCTGCGGAGCGTGA
- the iolC gene encoding 5-dehydro-2-deoxygluconokinase, with protein MAYDLITMGRIGVDLYPLQTGVPLAQVTSFGKFLGGSATNVAVAASRLGRRTAVITRTGDDPFGAYLHEALRDFGVDDRWVTPVAGLPTPVTFCEIFPPDDFPLYFYRQPKAPDLEIDAHDLDLDAVREARIFWVTGTGLSEEPSRTATLAALAHRAKSATTVFDLDWRPMFWKDTAGKSSEDSARAFYAEALRHTTVAVGNLDEVEIATGVREPHAAAEALLKAGVELAVVKQGPKGVLAVHRDGTSAEVPPLPVTVLNGLGAGDAFGGSLCHGLLAGWDLERIMRHANAAGAIVASRLECSSAMPTPEEVEDALTAGAVR; from the coding sequence ATGGCGTACGACCTGATCACCATGGGGCGGATCGGTGTGGACCTCTACCCGTTGCAGACGGGTGTCCCGCTGGCGCAGGTGACGTCCTTCGGGAAGTTCCTGGGCGGCTCGGCGACGAACGTCGCGGTGGCCGCGTCCCGGCTCGGACGGCGTACGGCGGTGATCACGCGCACCGGTGACGACCCCTTCGGCGCGTACCTCCACGAGGCGCTGCGCGACTTCGGCGTGGACGACCGCTGGGTCACCCCGGTCGCCGGGCTGCCCACCCCGGTGACGTTCTGCGAGATCTTCCCGCCCGACGACTTCCCGCTGTACTTCTACCGGCAGCCCAAGGCCCCGGACCTGGAGATCGACGCGCACGACCTCGACCTGGACGCCGTCCGCGAGGCGCGCATCTTCTGGGTGACCGGGACCGGCCTGAGCGAGGAGCCCAGCCGGACGGCGACGCTCGCCGCGCTCGCCCACCGCGCCAAGTCCGCCACGACGGTCTTCGACCTCGACTGGCGGCCCATGTTCTGGAAGGACACAGCAGGGAAGAGCTCCGAGGACTCCGCCCGGGCCTTCTACGCCGAGGCCCTGCGCCACACCACCGTCGCCGTCGGCAACCTCGACGAGGTCGAGATCGCCACCGGCGTCCGCGAACCGCACGCGGCGGCCGAGGCACTCCTCAAGGCGGGCGTCGAACTCGCCGTCGTCAAACAGGGCCCCAAGGGCGTCCTCGCCGTCCACCGCGACGGCACGTCGGCCGAGGTCCCGCCCCTCCCGGTGACGGTCCTCAACGGACTCGGCGCCGGTGACGCGTTCGGCGGCTCCCTCTGTCACGGCCTGCTCGCCGGCTGGGACCTGGAGCGGATCATGCGGCACGCCAACGCGGCCGGCGCCATCGTCGCCTCCCGGCTGGAGTGCTCCTCCGCGATGCCGACCCCCGAAGAGGTCGAGGACGCGCTCACGGCGGGAGCGGTCCGATGA
- a CDS encoding Cgl0159 family (beta/alpha)8-fold protein translates to MRAGRVGHEGGDAIVPSTPAPPRAVDAAELVRLRAHRPEAIAEAAARRPRRPLVGDNGRLMIIAADHPARGALAVGDRKFAMANRADLLERLCLALSRPGVDGVLATADILDDLLLLGALDHKVVLGSMNRGGLQGASYELDDRFTGHRPQDIERLGFDAGKLLLRIDYDDPGSLNTLESTARAIDEMAERHLPVFVEPFLSRRTPEGRLVNDLSAEAVIKSIAIASGLGGSSAYTWLKVPVTDNPDDMARVMETSTLPAVLLGGDVGEDQEGAYEKWRGALQLPTVQGLVVGRSLLYPAGGDVAAAVDTAVGLL, encoded by the coding sequence ATGAGGGCGGGACGCGTGGGACACGAGGGCGGCGACGCCATCGTTCCCTCCACCCCGGCCCCGCCCCGGGCCGTCGACGCGGCGGAGCTCGTCCGGCTCCGCGCCCACCGCCCCGAAGCCATCGCCGAGGCCGCCGCGCGCCGCCCCCGCCGCCCCCTCGTGGGCGACAACGGGCGACTGATGATCATCGCCGCGGACCACCCGGCCCGCGGGGCGCTCGCCGTCGGCGACCGCAAGTTCGCCATGGCGAACCGCGCCGACCTGCTGGAACGGCTCTGCCTCGCGCTCTCCCGCCCCGGCGTCGACGGCGTCCTCGCGACCGCCGACATCCTCGACGACCTGCTGCTCCTGGGCGCCCTCGACCACAAGGTGGTCCTCGGCTCGATGAACCGCGGCGGCCTCCAGGGCGCCTCGTACGAGCTGGACGACCGTTTCACCGGCCACCGTCCGCAGGACATCGAACGGCTCGGCTTCGACGCGGGCAAGCTGCTGCTGCGCATCGACTACGACGATCCGGGCTCGCTCAACACCCTGGAGTCCACCGCCCGCGCGATCGACGAGATGGCCGAGCGTCACCTCCCGGTCTTCGTCGAGCCGTTCCTCAGCCGCCGCACGCCGGAGGGCAGGCTGGTCAACGACCTGAGCGCCGAGGCCGTCATCAAGTCCATCGCCATCGCCAGTGGCCTGGGCGGCAGTTCGGCGTACACCTGGCTGAAGGTCCCCGTCACCGACAACCCGGACGACATGGCCCGGGTCATGGAGACCTCCACCCTGCCCGCCGTACTGCTCGGCGGCGATGTCGGCGAGGACCAGGAGGGCGCGTACGAGAAGTGGCGCGGCGCGCTCCAACTGCCCACCGTGCAGGGCCTGGTCGTCGGCCGCTCGCTGCTCTATCCGGCCGGCGGGGACGTGGCCGCCGCGGTGGACACCGCCGTAGGACTGCTGTGA
- the iolB gene encoding 5-deoxy-glucuronate isomerase, with protein MTDPRTHSTTDVTRSSGLYVPKGATAGGLYAVDIDPKYAGWTHSSLRVVELGPGGTHTFTTGDSEWIVLPLGGACTVRIEDEEFQILGRESVFAGVSDFAYVPRDARAQIASGAGGRFALAGAKCERRLPARYGPAPEVPVEDRGSGNCARQVRNFASADAFECDKLIAVEVITPGGNWSSYPPHKHDEHRPGVESELEEIYYFEVDGPDGFGYQRVFPSREGGSDVLAEVRTGDAVLVPDGWHGPSIAQPGHTMYYLNVMAGPGEDREWRICFHPEHVDNTASTEGYR; from the coding sequence ATGACGGACCCCAGGACGCACTCGACGACGGACGTGACCCGGAGCAGCGGCCTGTACGTGCCCAAGGGGGCCACCGCCGGCGGGCTGTACGCCGTCGACATCGACCCCAAGTACGCCGGCTGGACCCATAGCAGCCTGCGCGTGGTCGAACTCGGACCCGGCGGCACACACACCTTCACCACCGGCGACAGCGAGTGGATCGTGCTTCCGCTGGGCGGCGCCTGTACGGTGCGCATAGAGGACGAAGAGTTCCAAATCCTGGGCAGGGAAAGCGTGTTCGCGGGGGTCTCCGACTTCGCGTACGTGCCCCGTGACGCCCGGGCCCAGATCGCCTCCGGTGCGGGAGGCCGCTTCGCCCTGGCAGGAGCGAAGTGCGAGCGCCGACTCCCCGCCCGCTACGGCCCCGCGCCGGAGGTCCCCGTCGAAGACCGAGGCAGTGGCAACTGCGCACGTCAGGTGCGCAATTTCGCCTCCGCCGACGCCTTCGAGTGCGACAAGCTCATCGCCGTCGAGGTCATCACCCCCGGCGGCAACTGGTCCTCGTATCCGCCGCACAAGCACGACGAGCACCGGCCCGGTGTCGAGTCGGAGCTGGAGGAGATCTACTACTTCGAGGTCGACGGCCCGGACGGATTCGGCTATCAGCGCGTATTCCCTTCGCGCGAGGGTGGATCCGACGTCCTCGCCGAGGTCCGCACCGGCGATGCCGTCCTCGTCCCCGACGGATGGCACGGCCCGTCCATCGCCCAGCCCGGCCACACCATGTACTACCTGAACGTGATGGCCGGACCGGGCGAGGACAGGGAGTGGCGGATCTGCTTCCACCCGGAACACGTAGACAACACAGCAAGCACAGAGGGATACCGATGA